From the Cyanobacteria bacterium FACHB-DQ100 genome, the window TCGGCTCCTGTTGTGTCAGTCGCATAAGCTAATAGCTGCTGATTTGGGCTAACTTCAAGCACACCTAAGCTAAAGTATTCTGTGCCTTCAGCTAGCTGATTTTGATCCAGTAGCACTTCTTCTGGTGCATCCAAGCTTTGATATTTGCGGCAGTGGATGGGATAAGCTTTTCCGGTTTCAGTGCGGGTGTAGTAATAAAACTCGCCTCGACGATAAGGTACAGACAAATCATCTTCCTGAATGCGTGATAGCATCTCGTCGTAGAGATCTGCTTGCAGCGATTCTGTATGCTGCATCATTGCCTCAGTGTAAGCATTTTCAGCTTCAAGATAGGCGATGACTTCAGGATTGTCGCGCTCCCGCAACCAAAAATAGTCATCAATGCGCTCATCGCCGTGGAGTTGATGCACATAGGGACGTTTGGGTGCGATCGGGGGAGTGACTGAATCTGACATAACGCAAATCGTTGAAGAGCAAGATCAGTCAAGCACTTAATCCGAGCTTCTGTCACTCCCCAAAAGGTAGCATTTTGTGGAGCGACAGAAGCTTCGTCATACAAGGCTCTACTGACTCAAATCGCCGTCAGCATCGAGTCGCCCAATCGGTTGCTGCGATCGAGCGAGATTGCAAAAGATTACTGGTTATACCAAGCTTTACGCCACTGTTTCATTTGATCGACCTCAGTTTGCTGAGAGGTTGCAATTTCTTGCGCTAGCTGCTTAATCTCAGGACGCTTCGACTTTTGGAGAGCATCTTTTGCCATTGCGATCGCGCCTTCATGATGCGGAATCATTGCATTGATAAAGCGCAAATCGAACTGAGCGTCGGCTGTCCCCAAGTCCTGCTGCATCGACATCATTTGGCGATATTCGACTGACATCGGTATGGTTGATTTTTCTTTGCCTCCATACATCACAAGTTCCTGAGCGGCCTTTGGATACCATTGGTTTCGCCACTTCGCCAGCAATTCATTTTCTTCACGGTTCTGCGTGATGACGATATTGCGGGCTAGAGTTTTAATCTCCGATCGCTGCGATTTTTGTTCGGCTTGTTTTGCCATCTCGATCGCGCCGCGATGGTGAATTCGCATTGCATCAATGAACCGCAGATCGTAATTGTCGTCTGCTGCACCTAAATCCATGTTGTGCATCATGTTGCCCGTGCTGCCATGATTCATAGTGCTGTGATCCATCCCCGGCATTGGGTTGGAAGCCGGCGAGGAATTCTGCGTCGTTGTGGTGGAGCAGGCAGCGAGAGTAGCAAGCATGAGAGGCAGCGAAGCCCTCGCAATGATGCCAACGG encodes:
- a CDS encoding DUF305 domain-containing protein, which produces MLATLAACSTTTTQNSSPASNPMPGMDHSTMNHGSTGNMMHNMDLGAADDNYDLRFIDAMRIHHRGAIEMAKQAEQKSQRSEIKTLARNIVITQNREENELLAKWRNQWYPKAAQELVMYGGKEKSTIPMSVEYRQMMSMQQDLGTADAQFDLRFINAMIPHHEGAIAMAKDALQKSKRPEIKQLAQEIATSQQTEVDQMKQWRKAWYNQ